A section of the Callithrix jacchus isolate 240 chromosome 14, calJac240_pri, whole genome shotgun sequence genome encodes:
- the DOK1 gene encoding docking protein 1, whose protein sequence is MDGAEMEGPLFLQSQRFGTKRWRKTWAVLYPASPHGVARLEFFDPKGSSSGGGRGSSRRLDCKVIRLAECVSVAPVTVETPPEPGATAFRLDTAQRSHLLAADAPSSAAWVQMLCRNAFPKGSWTTDNPPKLSALEMLENSLYSPTWEGSQFWVTVQRTEAAERCGLHGSYVLRVEAERLTLLTVGTQNQILEPLLSWPYTLLRRYGRDKVMFSFEAGRRCPSGPGTFTFQTAQGNDIFQAVETAIHRQKAQGKAGQGHDVLRADSHEGEVAEGKLPSPPGPQELLDSAPALYAEPLDSLRITPHPSQDSLYSDPLDSTPARAGEGVQRKKVLYWDLYEHAQQQLMKAKLTDPKEDPIYDEPEGLAPAPPQGLYDLPRELKDAWWCQARVKEEGYELPYNPATDDYAVPPSRSTKPLPAPKPQGLALPEPGTATGSGSKSHNSALYSQVQKSGASGSWDCGLSRVGTDRTGVKSEGST, encoded by the exons ATGGACGGAGCCGAGATGGAAGGGCCGCTCTTTTTGCAGAGTCAGCGCTTTGGGACCAAG AGGTGGAGGAAGACCTGGGCTGTGCTCTACCCGGCCAGTCCCCACGGTGTGGCGCGGCTCGAGTTCTTTGACCCTAAGGGGTCGAGCTCTGGAGGTGGCCGAGGGAGCTCGCGCCGCCTGGACTGCAAGGTGATCCGTCTggctgagtgtgtgagtgtggcCCCCGTCACGGTGGAGACCCCTCCTGAGCCCGGCGCCACTGCCTTCCGCCTGGACACTGCTCAGCGCTCGCACCTGCTGGCGGCCGACGCACCGTCCAGTGCAGCCTGGGTGCAGATGCTGTGCAGAAATGCCTTTCCG AAAGGCAGCTGGACTACCGATAACCCACCTAAGCTTTCTGCCCTGGAGATGCTGGAGAACTCCTTGTACAGCCCCACCTGGGAAG GATCCCAATTCTGGGTAACGGTGCAGAGGACTGAGGCCGCCGAGCGCTGTGGCCTGCATGGCTCCTACGTGCTGAGGGTGGAGGCTGAGAGGCTGACTCTCCTGACCGTGGGAACCCAGAATCAGATACTGGAGCCACTCCTGTCCTGGCCTTACACTCTGTTGCGTCGCTATGGCCGGGACAAG GTCATGTTCTCTTTTGaggccggccgccgctgcccctcGGGCCCTGGAACCTTCACCTTCCAGACGGCACAGGGAAATGACATCTTCCAAGCAGTTGAGACTGCCATCCACCGGCAAAAGGCCCAGGGAAAGGCAGGGCAGGGGCACGATGTTCTCAGAGCTGACTCCCATGAAGGGGAGGTGGCAGAGGGGAAGTTGCCTTCCCCACCTGGCCCCCAAGAGCTCCTCGACAGTGCCCCAGCCCTGTATGCTGAGCCCTTAGACTCCCTGCGAATTACTCCACACCCTTCCCAGGACTCCCTATACTCAGACCCCTTGGACAGCACCCCTGCTCGGGCAGGAGAGGGAGTACAACGGAAGAAAGTGCTCTATTGGGACTTGTATGAGCATGCGCAGCAGCAGTTGATGAAGGCCAAGCTGACGGACCCCAAAGAGGATCCCATCTATGATGAACCTGAGGgcctggccccagcccctccccagggcCTTTATGATCTGCCTCGGGAGCTCAAGGATGCATGGTGGTGCCAGGCTCGGGTGAAGGAGGAAGGCTATGAGCTCCCCTACAACCCTGCCACTGATGACTATGCTGTGCCACCCTCCCGGAGCACAAAGCCCCTCCCTGCTCCCAAGCCCCAGGGCCTAGCCTTACCTGAACCTGGTACTGCAACTGGCAGTGGCAGCAAAAGCCACAATTCAGCCCTGTACAGCCAGGTCCAGAAGAGCGGAGCCTCAGGGAGCTGGGACTGTGGGCTCTCTAGAGTAGGGACTGACAGGACTGGGGTCAAGTCAGAGGGCTCTACCTGA